A single region of the Oleispira antarctica RB-8 genome encodes:
- a CDS encoding UvrD/REP family helicase, which produces MTVFTDEQQTYIQSSINEHVYLEACPGSGKTEVVAAKVAREADGWDKYPGGMAILSFANSSTEELKRRIFKYLPSSSSLFPHFLGTIDSFIYKNIVNPLASQFTDYRDADGDCSIRIVEASSIIGFRTTWGIAGRGNVYAHHYSIDIGNGGVVFNTGDNITDRALNAVELEDWQQKDLIDTKERMLKGGYATYKDVESLALKALCQKDFEHYLKLLALKYPLIIIDECQDLSAEQLMILKQLSGGGVRLHFIGDLHQSIYGFRDVDPNAVKQFTLENSFTNVELTRNFRSCQKIINLCGTLIGRHNIVGQLTRLEPSCYLAQYETSPTELVSIFEELSADYNNAVIVARGHSVLQKFRTSATNLKPIHKLALAIKLFNYDDMEAIDESITLYSEFIRYYISESVKPNSFNCPQIIESNLTWRRFLFLSLEYISDETLRDMDVNWSSWTKKAKENIRSLPEESFVFDEVKAVIKVMETINLRAPSGEASDLVCDSLGQVMSVKVGRRKTTIHGAKGETHDVTMLVSAASASGQPGSHWKSWLKDENSEAARFAYVASSRPKHRLIWGVKKLKLVERKKFEELGFHII; this is translated from the coding sequence ATGACTGTGTTCACTGATGAGCAGCAAACTTATATCCAATCAAGTATTAATGAACATGTTTACTTAGAAGCATGTCCAGGAAGTGGTAAAACAGAAGTCGTCGCGGCAAAAGTAGCAAGAGAAGCTGATGGCTGGGATAAGTATCCAGGAGGAATGGCTATTCTTTCTTTTGCCAATAGCTCTACTGAAGAATTGAAGAGGCGAATATTTAAGTATTTACCCAGTTCTAGTAGTTTGTTTCCTCACTTTTTAGGAACAATCGACAGTTTTATATATAAGAATATCGTAAATCCTTTAGCTAGTCAGTTTACTGACTATAGAGATGCTGATGGAGATTGCTCGATTCGAATAGTCGAAGCTTCTTCAATTATCGGTTTTAGAACGACGTGGGGAATTGCTGGTAGAGGTAATGTTTACGCGCACCATTATTCCATTGATATTGGAAATGGGGGTGTTGTTTTTAATACTGGTGATAATATTACTGATCGAGCATTGAATGCAGTTGAACTTGAAGACTGGCAGCAGAAAGATTTAATTGATACAAAAGAACGAATGCTTAAAGGTGGGTATGCAACTTATAAGGATGTTGAGTCTTTGGCACTTAAAGCACTTTGTCAAAAAGATTTTGAGCATTACTTGAAATTATTAGCTCTAAAATATCCATTAATTATCATCGATGAGTGTCAGGATTTATCTGCTGAGCAGTTAATGATTTTAAAACAACTTTCAGGGGGGGGAGTGAGGTTACATTTTATAGGAGATCTTCATCAATCTATATATGGATTTAGAGATGTTGATCCTAATGCTGTAAAGCAGTTTACTTTAGAAAACTCTTTTACGAATGTTGAACTCACAAGAAATTTTCGTAGCTGCCAAAAGATCATAAACCTATGTGGAACCTTAATAGGGCGGCATAATATAGTTGGTCAATTGACGCGACTAGAGCCATCATGCTATTTAGCTCAGTATGAAACCTCACCTACGGAATTAGTGAGTATTTTTGAAGAATTAAGTGCTGATTATAATAATGCTGTAATAGTAGCGCGGGGGCATTCAGTCCTACAAAAATTTCGAACTTCTGCCACTAATCTAAAACCTATCCATAAATTAGCTTTAGCCATTAAGTTATTTAATTATGATGATATGGAGGCAATAGATGAATCTATAACGTTATATTCTGAGTTTATTAGGTATTATATTAGTGAAAGTGTTAAGCCAAATAGTTTTAACTGTCCACAAATTATAGAATCGAATCTAACTTGGAGAAGATTTCTTTTTTTGTCGCTAGAATATATTAGTGATGAAACATTGAGAGATATGGACGTCAATTGGTCAAGTTGGACTAAAAAAGCTAAAGAAAATATACGTTCCTTACCTGAAGAAAGCTTTGTATTTGATGAGGTTAAAGCTGTAATTAAAGTGATGGAAACAATAAATTTACGCGCGCCTTCTGGTGAGGCTAGTGATCTTGTATGTGATTCATTAGGTCAGGTAATGAGTGTGAAAGTGGGTCGGCGAAAAACAACCATTCATGGTGCTAAAGGCGAAACCCATGACGTAACTATGTTAGTCTCGGCAGCAAGTGCTAGTGGGCAGCCAGGTTCGCACTGGAAGAGCTGGTTGAAAGATGAAAATAGTGAAGCTGCAAGATTTGCGTATGTAGCTTCATCGCGGCCGAAGCACCGTTTAATCTGGGGTGTTAAGAAACTTAAGCTAGTAGAGCGGAAAAAATTCGAAGAGCTAGGGTTTCATATTATTTAA